One genomic segment of Erythrolamprus reginae isolate rEryReg1 chromosome 2, rEryReg1.hap1, whole genome shotgun sequence includes these proteins:
- the PMAIP1 gene encoding phorbol-12-myristate-13-acetate-induced protein 1 has product MRLAATRPALPSNTPLLPLLLRPASNLSPLARVLASDWRRRKSHQRRRRGLRGDVMGKPHSLYLSPGLQSSGRHFSRCRRAERTFAPVPLPAFRSHRAEGSRASCTEMMPTKTPRKPALQNPAPAECSAAIALQLRKIGDKWNLRQRILNMIAKLFCPGT; this is encoded by the exons ATGAGACTCGCTGCCACCCGCCCAGCTCTCCCCTCCAACACCCCCCTCCTCCCGCTTCTGCTTCGGCCAGCTAGCAACTTGTCCCCGCTTGCCCGGGTGCTCGCCTCTGATTGGCGGCGTCGAAAGTCTCACCAGAGAAGGAGGCGAGGACTCCGAGGTGACGTCATGGGGAAACCCCACAGCCTTTACCTAAGCCCTGGGCTACAGAGCAGCGGGCGGCATTTCTCGCGCTGCAGGCGAGCCGAGCGGACCTTCGCGCCCGTCCCTTTGCCGGCCTTCCGAAGCCACCGAGCCGAAGGGAGCCGAGCCTCCTGCACTGAAATGATGCCGACCAAAACGCCCCGCAAGCCCGCCTTGCAGAACCCGGCGCCGGCAG AGTGCTCTGCCGCGATAGCTTTACAGCTACGCAAAATCGGGGACAAATGGAATCTCCGGCAACGAATCCTGAATATGATTGCCAAACTCTTCTGCCCAGGAACTTGA